In Mycobacterium stomatepiae, the following are encoded in one genomic region:
- a CDS encoding ABC transporter substrate-binding protein gives MDGGAAAILTELGVGDRIVGTASPDFFDAFAEPQRSQLTRIPVIDAQRGSAESVINAKPDLVVGVSLYSFGGFDGTPTVRQLHEAGAQVIVACQSSSDSGPVTDLSATTTFIDEAAELLNVTWRGNELNERIRRELDRIRPAPDADPVRVLVLSAAPIAGQPILTQGARSLANGVIALAGGRNIADDIDMDFVSISSEAIVTRDPQAIVVLTGFAPTSDEELMASIRESPVLAATTAVRKARLVAVPQSITLSPSVLNGEAVARVARVLREPPA, from the coding sequence ATGGACGGCGGAGCTGCGGCCATCCTCACCGAGCTGGGTGTGGGTGATCGCATCGTCGGCACGGCCAGTCCGGACTTCTTCGACGCATTCGCCGAACCGCAAAGAAGTCAACTGACCCGCATCCCGGTGATCGACGCACAGCGCGGCTCCGCCGAATCGGTAATCAACGCGAAACCCGACCTCGTCGTGGGGGTGTCGCTATACAGCTTCGGCGGCTTCGACGGCACTCCCACGGTGCGGCAGCTCCACGAAGCCGGGGCACAGGTGATCGTGGCTTGCCAGAGCTCCTCAGATTCGGGGCCGGTCACCGATCTATCGGCCACCACAACATTCATCGACGAGGCGGCCGAGCTTCTCAACGTCACCTGGCGCGGCAACGAGCTCAACGAACGCATCCGTCGCGAGCTCGACCGCATCCGGCCGGCGCCCGACGCCGACCCCGTACGTGTTCTTGTTCTGTCAGCCGCGCCCATCGCGGGGCAGCCCATTTTGACCCAAGGCGCACGGAGTTTGGCCAACGGTGTGATCGCGTTGGCCGGCGGTCGCAACATCGCCGACGACATCGACATGGATTTCGTCAGTATCAGTTCCGAAGCGATAGTCACACGCGACCCCCAGGCCATCGTCGTCCTGACCGGCTTCGCACCGACCAGCGACGAGGAACTGATGGCCTCGATCCGCGAAAGCCCCGTCCTGGCCGCCACGACCGCCGTGCGCAAGGCGCGGCTGGTTGCTGTGCCGCAGAGCATTACGCTGTCACCCAGCGTGCTCAACGGTGAGGCCGTGGCGCGCGTGGCCCGGGTGCTGCGGGAACCCCCGGCGTGA
- a CDS encoding MFS transporter has protein sequence MRESRIETELEGVNWLMVAVAGAMSFVAMADGNVATVVVPSVMKAFDTSAAVAALVLLGYQIPVAALLLFFGSLFTSVSMRIAVPTTIILFTVSGAICAVADSMPWLVAARVAQGVFASALLVQMPLLAATAAPPAYLGRAMSVPVVSGPLGAAVGAAAAGLLTAHFDYRAVFLLHVPICVFALALFASASTRLPSAGHPAGATFSWRREGTGAVISAGAITLLLLAIGGLADGWSAVLATVAGMALMMLWLRAFGRSQSEVLQHTETRSIHAAIALLALGFAVLTYTVSVTMQDATNHMGAVGTGTALMVFPLTMAVSGVIGGRLADRLSAGTVACAGGVIVGIAALLFLAMPAAWTPGQTGWRLALAGMGMGLYGAPTQAMLFGRAQTMTERAILSGTSQLARNLGFAAGPACAVGAMHWSAPMAPVLLAGTTAFAGSVALGASRHRSTRATGGPCC, from the coding sequence ATGCGAGAATCGCGGATCGAAACGGAACTCGAGGGCGTTAACTGGCTCATGGTGGCCGTCGCCGGAGCGATGTCCTTCGTGGCCATGGCCGACGGTAACGTGGCGACCGTCGTCGTCCCCTCGGTGATGAAAGCCTTCGACACCTCGGCTGCGGTGGCCGCGCTTGTACTGTTGGGCTACCAGATCCCAGTGGCGGCGCTGCTGCTGTTCTTTGGATCGCTATTCACATCGGTCAGCATGCGAATCGCGGTGCCTACCACCATCATTTTGTTCACCGTGTCCGGAGCGATCTGCGCGGTCGCCGATTCGATGCCCTGGTTGGTCGCGGCTCGAGTCGCCCAGGGGGTGTTCGCCTCGGCATTGTTGGTCCAGATGCCCTTACTCGCTGCAACCGCTGCACCGCCGGCGTATTTGGGTCGTGCAATGAGCGTGCCCGTTGTCAGCGGCCCGCTCGGCGCCGCCGTCGGCGCGGCCGCCGCCGGGCTACTGACGGCCCATTTCGACTACCGCGCCGTCTTCCTACTGCATGTTCCCATATGCGTATTCGCGCTTGCACTCTTTGCGTCCGCTTCAACCCGTCTGCCGAGCGCCGGCCACCCGGCCGGCGCGACGTTCTCCTGGCGTCGGGAAGGCACAGGTGCGGTGATCAGTGCTGGGGCAATCACCTTGCTGTTGCTTGCGATTGGCGGTCTCGCGGACGGGTGGTCAGCGGTGCTGGCCACTGTGGCGGGTATGGCGCTGATGATGTTGTGGCTGAGGGCTTTTGGGAGAAGTCAAAGTGAGGTGCTGCAGCACACCGAGACGAGGTCCATCCACGCGGCGATTGCCTTGTTGGCTTTGGGGTTTGCCGTATTGACCTACACCGTTTCGGTAACCATGCAAGACGCCACCAATCACATGGGCGCCGTCGGCACGGGTACGGCACTGATGGTATTTCCGCTGACGATGGCTGTTTCCGGCGTTATCGGCGGACGCCTTGCGGACAGGCTGTCCGCCGGCACGGTGGCGTGCGCGGGCGGTGTAATCGTGGGAATCGCCGCTCTGCTCTTCCTTGCTATGCCGGCCGCCTGGACGCCGGGCCAGACCGGTTGGCGACTCGCGTTGGCGGGTATGGGCATGGGGCTGTACGGGGCTCCGACCCAAGCGATGCTGTTCGGCCGGGCTCAGACGATGACCGAACGTGCGATCCTCAGCGGCACCAGTCAGCTGGCCCGCAACCTCGGGTTCGCGGCAGGTCCGGCCTGCGCGGTGGGGGCGATGCACTGGTCTGCTCCAATGGCACCCGTGTTGCTGGCGGGTACCACCGCCTTCGCGGGCAGCGTCGCGCTCGGGGCGTCGCGACACCGGAGCACGCGAGCCACCGGCGGGCCGTGTTGTTGA